In Vicia villosa cultivar HV-30 ecotype Madison, WI unplaced genomic scaffold, Vvil1.0 ctg.001966F_1_1, whole genome shotgun sequence, a genomic segment contains:
- the LOC131637304 gene encoding uncharacterized protein LOC131637304 gives MYKPFVTCDDPKGVVECGTIRRYRSSSHKMKDKTKSRKTVENLETNKEVKEEKVLSRGSSGREFDSSSLQLVEVSRGAEKLNKMIKSWSSGLRYDAKSEDIAKDLLKGALDLQESLEMLRKVQDASSSIARSKKKQEEERERSRIDAKVNDRIRMTHSNQFVEHNSAYGSSSSCREELKKVIKESLVRQNLFQSTSTSEGLDSASAAFPSTSSSQSSVVWYDKLSDSSSSPNFPKKEKSTNLVAKLMGLEQVPSRTFPSVMQKQLENQKIVNQKRPVFEIDTPKVRKHSSVVEKINPERQKTLREILETTHFNGLLKNSPIREHKLHNHVNHSNDLQYNEFGELPPIVLMKPRRASYEEYVETYEPVPQEELSFRNLKAKGAPSKTFNPMEGSTTNMRKDMEENLSKRVIREERPKRVKEVFEIDVKEIKPVENKKVQKASQRLQASDTVDEKAKVKNITSNRKPLEKEVSKAKAVTKSQDQGEIRSTSEKLRKPRIVSRIDKNETPSRKSTSSNSNTTIAKPKTQKVNSSKDLKKSPMKKQRSIDLPEAAKPLDEQLKQEDEMNINVSCNDDCAEIKIITTITEDLVMEHEVDTFSNKTKDISEEGQNSLGDNVLMPSCEDENDAIHAEEPHDTTSIGETDFMQDKNTSELKYFLLTSKSFIDHAKELLNLDVGLGYPKILTKIESKGITNSRLYLDCANELAERKSLQESSSQVVHPLSLAYVGNSRLQISFGSLVEEVYKAIENLTSYSEDSETKLLLDNICAMLERDMKCNNRMINGIWNYGWKRGFSCDEVEQVVNEVENMVLGGLIEEIIVNL, from the exons atgtaTAAGCCATTTGTGACATGTGATGATCCAAAAGGAGTTGTTGAGTGTGGAACTATAAGAAGATATAGGTCAAGTTCTCACAAAATGAAGGACAAGACAAAGAGCCGGAAGACGGTCGAAAATTTAGAGACGAACAAAGAAGTTAAAGAAGAGAAGGTGTTGTCCAGAGGTTCGAGCGGAAGAGAATTTGATTCATCTTCTTTGCAGCTTGTGGAGGTGTCTAGAGGCGCGGAGAAATTGAACAAAATGATTAAGTCGTGGTCTAGTGGTCTAAGGTATGATGCAAAATCGGAAGATATTGCGAAGGATTTGTTAAAAGGTGCTCTTGATTTGCAAGAGTCTTTAGAGATGCTTCGGAAGGTTCAAGATGCGTCGAGTAGTATTGCTCGTTCGAAGAAAAAACAAGAGGAGGAACGTGAAAGGAGTAGGATTGATGCTAAGGTGAATGATAGAATTAGGATGACGCATTCTAATCAATTCGTTGAGCATAATTCGGCTTATGGTTCTTCGAGTAGTTGTAGAGAAGAGCTTAAGAAAGTTATTAAGGAGAGTTTGGTAAGACAAAATCTATTCCAAAGCACAAGCACTTCTGAAGGATTGGATTCGGCTTCAGCGGCGTTTCCTTCTACAAGCTCGAGTCAATCTTCTGTTGTTTGGTATGACAAACTTTCTGATTCTTCGTCGTCGCCAAATTTTCCCAAGAAGGAGAAAAGTACCAATCTCGTTGCGAAGTTGATGGGATTAGAACAAGTCCCTTCAAGAACATTTCCATCGGTTATGCAAAAACAGTTGGAGAATCAAAAGATTGTGAATCAAAAGAGACCGGTATTCGAGATTGACACACCGAAGGTAAGAAAGCATAGCTCGGTAGTCGAGAAGATTAATCCAGAAAGACAAAAGACTCTGAGGGAAATTCTTGAAACTACTCATTTCAATGGATTGTTGAAGAATAGTCCTATTAGAGAGCACAAGCTTCACAATCATGTCAATCATTCGAATGATCTTCAATACAATGAGTTTGGTGAGTTACCACCGATTGTACTCATGAAACCTCGACGTGCTTCGTATGAAGAGTACGTTGAAACTTACGAGCCGGTTCCTCAAGAAGAGTTGTCTTTTAGAAATCTAAAAGCCAAAGGAGCTCCTTCAAAAACCTTCAATCCAATGGAAGGTTCAACTACCAACATGAGAAAAGACATGGAAGAAAATCTTTCCAAAAGGGTTATCAGAGAGGAAAGACCGAAGCGCGTCAAAGAGGTTTTCGAAATTGATGTGAAAGAAATCAAACCGGTCGAAAACAAGAAGGTTCAAAAAGCTAGTCAAAGATTACAAGCAAGTGATACAGTCGACGAAAAAGCTAAGGTAAAGAACATTACAAGCAACAGAAAGCCACTTGAGAAGGAGGTTTCAAAAGCTAAAGCTGTAACAAAATCTCAAGATCAAGGAGAAATCAGGTCTACTAGTGAAAAGTTGAGGAAGCCGCGAATTGTGTCGAGAATTGACAAGAATGAGACTCCATCTAGAAAGAGCACTTCTTCAAATTCAAATACCACCATCGCAAAACCAAAGACACAAAAGGTTAATAGTTCAAAGGATTTGAAAAAGAGTCCGATGAAGAAGCAAAGATCTATCGACTTGCCCGAAGCAGCTAAACCACTC GATGAACAATTAAAGCAAGAAGACGAAATGAATATCAATGTTTCTTGTAACGATGATTGTGCTGAGATTAAAATAATCACTACAATAACAGAAGATCTCGTCATGGAGCATGAAGTAGACACCTTTTCGAATAAGACTAAAG ATATTTCTGAGGAGGGCCAGAATTCTTTAGGTGACAACGTTTTGATGCCAAGTTGCGAAGATGAAAATGATGCCATCCATGCCGAGGAGCCTCATGACACCACCAGTATCGGTGAAACCGATTTTATGCAAGACAAAAACACTTCTGAGCTGAAATATTTTCTTCTCACAAGTAAATCATTCATTGACCATGCAAAGGAGCTTCTCAATCTTGATGTTGGACTTGGTTATCCTAAGATCCTAACAAAAATCGAAAGTAAAGGAATAACCAATAGCAGACTCTATTTGGACTGCGCAAACGAACTCGCCGAGAGAAAAAGCCTTCAAGAGTCATCATCACAAGTAGTTCACCCCTTATCGCTAGCTTATGTAGGGAATTCGAGATTGCAAATCTCTTTCGGAAGCTTGGTTGAAGAAGTTTACAAGGCAATTGAGAATCTGACATCTTATAGTGAAGATTCTGAGACTAAACTTCTTTTGGATAATATCTGTGCAATGTTGGAGAGAGACATGAAGTGCAACAATAGAATGATAAATGGAATATGGAACTATGGTTGGAAGCGTGGATTTTCGTGCGATGAAGTTGAACAAGTTGTTAATGAAGTCGAAAACATGGTTTTAGGTGGATTAATTGAGGAGATTATTGTAAATTTATGA
- the LOC131637327 gene encoding uncharacterized protein LOC131637327, with amino-acid sequence MGSSRDSDQSPPHHHQPLLSSLVVRPSLAENSPGGAHSNDYEPGELRRDPPPPPYSRSDRYSDDPGYRFRAGSSSPVHRRDADHRFTSDYNHLSRNRGYGGGRDPGRFRDPPHPYARGRVGGRPFGRAFDGPRFGHGHGHGHGHARGEGHGRNNPNVRPREGDWMCPDSLCGNLNFARRDFCNNCKRPRPAVAGSPPRRGSPPLHAPPRRYPGPPIDRSPERPMNGYRSPPRLMGRDGPREYGSAAPLPPLRHEGRFPEPNVHRERMDYMDDAYSRGRNKFDRPPPLDWDNRDRGRDGFSNERKGFERRPLSPRRPLSPRRPLSPRRPLSPPAPLLPSIPPHRGGGDRWTRDARERSRSPMRGGPLAKDYRRDNVMNRVGGRDDRRGGPGRDRLGGMY; translated from the exons ATGGGTTCTTCAAGGGACAGCGACCAATCTCCACCTCACCATCACCAACCTCTTTTGAGCAGCCTCGTCGTCCGTCCCTCCCTCGCCGAGAATTCCCCCGGCGGCGCTCATTCCAACGATTACGAGCCCGGTGAACTCCGCCGTGATCCCCCTCCACCTCCTTACTCCCGCTCTGATCGATATTCTGATGATCCTG GATATAGATTTCGTGCAGGTTCCTCATCTCCTGTTCACCGTAGAGATGCTGATCATCGCTTCACTTCTGACTATAATCACTTGTCACGAAACCGTGGATATGGTGGTGGGAGAGATCCTGGCAGATTTCGAGACCCTCCACACCCGTATGCTCGAGGTAGAGTAGGCGGCAGGCCATTTGGTAGAGCTTTTGATGGACCTCGATTCGGCCACGGCCATGGTCATGGTCATGGTCATGCAAGAGGGGAAGGCCATGGTAGAAACAATCCCAATGTGCGTCCTAGGGAGGGAGATTGGATGTGTCCTGACTCATT ATGTGGTAATCTTAATTTTGCAAGGCGAGACTTTTGTAACAACTGTAAGAGGCCTCGACCTGCTGTTGCTGGAAGTCCTCCTAGGAGGGGTTCTCCACCACTTCACGCACCTCCTAGACGCTATCCTGGGCCTCCAATTGACCGTTCCCCGGAAAGGCCTATGAATGGCTACAGATCTCCTCCTCGTCTGATGGGAAGGGATGGCCCTAGAGAGTATGGATCGGCTGCTCCTCTGCCACCCCTCCGACATGAAGGTAGGTTTCCAGAACCCAATGTGCATAGAGAGCGTATGGATTACATGGATGACGCCTACAGCAGGGGGAGAAATAAGTTTGATAGGCCTCCTCCATTGGACTGGGATAATAGAGATCGTGGTAGAGACGGTTTCTCCAATGAAAGGAAAGGATTCGAGAGAAGGCCACTGTCACCGAGAAGGCCACTGTCACCGAGAAGGCCACTGTCACCAAGAAGGCCACTGTCACCACCTGCACCTCTTTTGCCGTCAATTCCTCCCCATCGCGGCGGCGGCGATCGGTGGACTCGGGACGCGAGAGAAAGAAGCCGTTCTCCCATGAGAGGTGGCCCGCTAGCAAAAGACTATCGCAGGGATAATGTCATGAACCGTGTTGGAGGAAGAGATGATAGGCGTGGTGGTCCGGGACGTGACAGACTTGGAGGAATGTATTAG
- the LOC131637338 gene encoding uncharacterized protein LOC131637338, whose product MHAKTDSDVASFDPSSPTSTKRAVYYVQSPSRDSHDGDKSSTMQPSPMDSPSHQSYVNHSRASSSSRISGGYNSSFGKKGNRKGNDDKGWIQSKVIEEEDGDFYHERNGVSRRFQFFIAIVGVLLVFGVFCFIIWAASLHYKPQLSVKSLTVHNFYFGEGSDITGVPTKMLTVNCSMRMTVHNPASFFGIHVSSKSVNLMYSEVTVATGELKKYHQQRNSRRTVSVNIQGSKVPLYGAGASLASLMDTGNVTTTLVFEVKSRGNVVGKLVRTKHTQHVSCSVAIDPSNNKSIKVKENECKYT is encoded by the exons ATGCACGCAAAAACTGATTCTGATGTCGCTAGTTTCGACCCATCATCACCTACATCAACAAAACGAGCCGTTTATTATGTTCAGAGTCCTTCTAGAGACTCTCATGATGGTGACAAATCTTCAACTATGCAACCAAGTCCTATGGATTCACCTTCACATCAATCCTATGTTAACCATTCAAGAGCTTCTTCTTCGAGTAGAATCTCTGGTGGGTATAACTCTTCTTTCGGTAAGAAAGGGAATAGAAAAGGTAATGATGATAAAGGGTGGATTCAATCTAAGGTTATAGAAGAAGAAGATGGTGATTTTTATCATGAGAGGAATGGAGTTTCAAGGAGGTTTCAATTCTTCATTGCTATTGTTGGGGTTCTGTTGGTTTTTGGTGTCTTTTGTTTCATCATTTGGGCTGCTAGCTTGCATTACAAACCTCAACTCAGTGTTAAG AGTTTGACAGTACATAACTTCTACTTCGGAGAAGGTTCAGACATTACTGGAGTTCCAACTAAGATGTTGACAGTGAATTGTTCAATGAGAATGACAGTGCATAACCCTGCATCTTTTTTCGGCATTCACGTCAGCTCCAAGTCGGTGAATCTTATGTATTCTGAGGTCACAGTTGCAACTGGTGAA TTGAAGAAATATCATCAACAGCGAAACAGTCGCAGGACAGTGTCTGTCAATATACAAGGAAGCAAGGTTCCATTGTACGGCGCTGGTGCAAGCTTAGCTAGCTTGATGGACACCGGTAACGTTACGACGACGCTTGTCTTTGAAGTTAAGTCGCGCGGAAATGTTGTTGGGAAGTTGGTGAGGACTAAACACACTCAACATGTGTCTTGCTCAGTAGCTATTGACCCAAGCAACAACAAATCCATCAAAGTTAAAGAGAATGAATGTAAATACACCTAA
- the LOC131637318 gene encoding putative pentatricopeptide repeat-containing protein At1g74580, with translation MLKYTYRVIIDGFCKTGNVTRGYSFLLENIEKGFIPSLTTFGRVLNCLCVEHKVQEAVGIIHLMVQKDIVPDTVNTIFEADKKVVAAPKIVVENLLKKGHITYHAYELLYDGIRDKTIFKKSNPNWNSLHRKARFTPPYRIQNGFSLEISDQVLKIQKVLASRSCENMPLSV, from the exons ATGTTAAAGTATACTTACCGGGTCATTATTGATGGCTTTTGCAAAACGGGAAATGTTACCCGTGGATACAGTTTTCTATTGGAGAATATTGAAAAGGGATTTATTCCATCACTAACAACATTTGGACGGGTTTTAAATTGTCTTTGTGTGGAGCACAAGGTTCAAGAAGCAGTTGGTATCATCCACCTTATGGTACAAAAGGACATTGTCCCGGATACTGTGAATACAATTTTTGAAGCTGATAAAAAGGTGGTAGCAGCACCTAAGATTGTTGTAGAAAATTTGTTGAAAAAGGGACATATAACTTATCATGCCTATGAACTACTATATGATGGTATTAGAGATAAAACGATATTTAAGAAAAGTAATCCAAACTGGAATTCTCTTCATCGTAAGGCCAG GTTTACTCCCCCATACAGAATCCAAAATGGTTTTTCTTTAGAGATATCAGACCAA GTTCTGAAGATTCAGAAAGTGCTGGCATCAAGAAGCTGTGAAAACATGCCTCTTTCTGTATAA